CCAAAGTTGGGGTTAGCCCACTTGGAATATGCCAAGATTGTGCCATTGTGAACACTTTCTTAGCCCCAGGCTAACAGCTCCCTTAGCCTGGGCTTAGTACAGTGTGAAAAGGGCTCAATGAGCACATCCAGCTGAGAATGACtgccaatcacacacacacacacacacacacacaccctcatacatatacaatacatacataaaatgAGTTGTCTAGTTGTCTTGGCACCCGTTCAATGCAATCAGGGACATTTACAGTTACAGTCACACGTGACCCTGACCACTTCTGGTATAATGTATCCAGATATGGTATATCTAAATTGTACATATGTAGATCTAGCTCATATGTACACAGGTGCTGTCAGAATGCAACTTAATAGAATCTCATTCGACCACTTAAGGTCAAACTTTACTTCCCCAAAGTATTTAACATTTATCTGTGCAAAACTGTGACCACTACTACCACtactagaaaataaaaaaactcagcCACACTGCTTGTAAAGAGTATTGTGTTGTATATTTTGGTAACTCACTTAAAGTACGGACCCCATGACTACATGTGCAGTCAGATCTGATGCATTTATACACCATGTTAAGTTAGCTACAAAGTTATCAAAGTttggctgttgtgttgtgtgaatgCCCTCTTACCTATTTTATGCAATTGTTTTCTGACTTCTTGCCTATATGTTACccaatatatataaatatataagacAGACATCTTAATAATATTACGCCTGCTGTTCACCTCAATTGGCATCCCTAAACACAATATTTGCTTGTACTTTTGCTTCAAAGTAAACTTACACTAGTTTCAATTCGCCTATCAATATAAATCCAGAAGTTCAGGATGAGTCATTGTTCACACTTCTTCTTCATAACTGCTTAAACATATTCAAATCAGAAACCTTCAAGTCAGTCTCAAGCCTGTTTCTCTATCTGTATTAACTGCTGCCCTGAGTTGAACCAATGTGCATGCTTAGAACTAATCCTCCCTGTTCTGCAGATGAACACCCAAAATGTTTTGACTCTGATGACTTTATGTCATAAAAGATATGTAAAAAGGATGGTGTTTCTAAGCTTTGACGCAACTTCActccagtttctctttttatGTTCCAACCACCATGACCCTGAGCATCACCACAGCGGTATTCTGGTTACTTTCTGGTTAGGCCTCGGCACTCTGCACAGCTACACACCGATCTACCAACCTTCCTAACCATAAGCAGCAACAACACCTACACACAAAGGTAGATAAATTAAGCTGGCCCTTGTTTGAAAGGTTTATAGTGATATCTGTACAATTTAGCCTGAACTTAATGGCCTGTCATTGCTGCCAAATGCACAGCAGAATGGATTAGCAAGTATCAATACGTGGGTCCAAAATAACTCCTCATGAGTACTGACACACTGGAATTTTATGTCTATGTTGCATCTGTGTCCCCTTGATGGGAAGGAAACCTCAAACCCCTCCTCTTTGAGATGCTGAACTGGGCAGTTCCTGCACATCTTAGCAAAACAGGAAATTTCATGTTTCCTTTGCTGCTTATAGCAACAGCTTGCATCACACTACTTCTGCAtattttctcacacacacacacacacacacacacacacacacacacacacacacacacagccacatttTTACATTAGGTATCAGGCTAAGGGTCTGGTTTTGAACCGCACTTCAACAGCACAGCAATGTGAACAGGTGAACACCCCATTGCTTACATACATAGAATTGTTCCTTCATTATTCTAGACAGTTTtacaataaattgaatttatttccAACATACATTTAGTTAAGGTTGGGCAATAATCCAATAtcataatttgttgtttttcaatGTAATTGTATCATTATGAAATCATATCTCGAGATAACGTGATATATATTCACGTAGTCTAAATTGATAATATCTAGCACATACTAACTCAAATTTCTCAGAAAATctgatgtgaaatattttgaaggAACACCATTTGAAGTTTgcggttttgtttttacatcacACTATTTGTTTGCATATATAGTCAGTGTATAGctggaaaaaaatctttaaactgttatgttcattttgcactAAAGTTCTTAATAATATGAGAAAATACTAAAGTGTTTTCTCATTTGTCAAGTATTTAATTCACACAGGAGTATACAAAAATAGGCTTTACCATGTGGTTATTTTGTACAGACTCTTCATGAaattaccagaaaacatgctatatCGTGATTTATCTTGTTATAGAGATATGAAATGacctatatcgcccagccctacattcaATTACATTTCTTAATGATATACTTTACAAAATATGGTTTGGTTGTGGGTTTAGAAAGTTTCAGTAAGATGTGGGCTTCAAACACTTCTTTTTGATTGACTTTTGTAGCATTTTGGGCTTGAAGGTGAGGAGAACAATAATTGAAATGCCCACAAAAGAAAGACAGATGGGTACGAAAAGCAGAATGTACCAGATTATAGATTCAACACCTTTCACCAAACACAATAATTGCTGGAAGTGCTCCACTCTGTGTCTTGTTTGGATGAGATCCTCACATTCAATGTCCGATTGTCCGACCATATTGATCGTCTTTGTTGTTTCAAATGTCCTGAACCATTCAGTCTGGCAGCAGTTAAACGGATTTCCTGTGAGGAAAACAGTGTGCAGTTTCGGGGCTAATGCGTTAGCCTGACCTGAGGAAATAGTGGACAGTCTGTTGTCCCGCAAATCCAGCACTTTCAGGTCAAGATTTAGAAGTGAAGAAGGAAGATGGGCAAGGGAGTTCCTTGAAATGTTTAAAGACTTCAGAGCTTGGAAATGGGAGAAGTCAAAGTCTTGTATCTGAGTATTTCCTAAACCTAGATGCTGTAACGTTCTGCCGAGACTTTGTATTGATTCTTGGACAATGAGTCCGGGGTTGTCGGACAGTTCCAAGTGCGTTAGAGACAACCCAGAGAATGTAGACGATGGAATTATTTTGAGGTTGCATCCCTTGAGGTAAAGCTGTTTCAGGGATACAACATTGTTCCAATATGCGCAAGCTGAGCTAGTGTCTGTACTGGTCTTAGGTTCCTCAGGAAGGCAAATGTCAACATTGTTATAACTGAGATCCACTGACCTGAGGTTTGGCAATGAGGAAAATAATCCTGACGGTAACCGCCCAAGATTGTTCAGGCTAAGGTTAAAGTACGTCAGATTGCTAAGAGTGGTCAGCGTACCTCCATCTGCTACGATCTGGTTCAGCCTGTTATTGCTAATGTCCAACTCGTACAGGCTGCCAGAGAACTGTTCCGACGTTAGATTTAAGGTTTCCAGACAGTTCGTGTACATTTGTAGTCGAGACAGGACAGGCATTTTCTGGATGAAACCTTGAGGAAAGTATTCCACCTGATTTCCTCTTAGATCCAAAATCTCTAGAGAGGAGATGTCACCGTGTAGGCTCTCGTCCCACAGCTGAGCCGTCACATTGCCTGTGTTCTTCTGCATATTGTAGAACTCAACAGTTGAAGTTGAGTTTGGGAATGTGCTGTTGTTGTCTGCCAAGTGTTGGTAAAAGCTAATGCTGTTGTGGGATAGGTAAAGATTCCGCAAGTGGCTGTGGTTGGgcaagaaaggaaagaagagcAGTTTGTTATCTGATAGATCGAGTGTCTCTAGCTGGAAGGTGTCATTAAGGTCTTGTCTGGAGATGAACCACTCGATGAAGTTGTGGCTAGCGTTGAGGACCACCAGCTCGGTCATGTGGAAATCTGTCAGGCAATGCAGATAGTTGAAGGCCAAGTTGAGCCGCTGGAGCTTGGGATTGCTGTCAAAGGCACCATCGAGCTCGTACATCATATTTCTCTGTAGGTTGAGTTCTTTGAGTTGGTAAAGATCTCTGAACGAGGTCTCATCCAGTCTCTGCATGAAGTTTCCGGAAAGATTGAGGTACTCTAGGGACGTCAGATTTTGGAGAAGAGTGGCCACCATTTCGTCATCAAGCTCATTCTCGGAGAGATCCAAAGCTCTGAGCTTGGCAAGAGTCTTTAATGCGAGGCTGGTTTCTTGGTACCCAATATGAAGATTGTTATTTGCTAAATTGAGGTTTTCTAACAATTTGGTGCCTTGAAAAGTGTTTGATTCTAATTTCTCCAAACTATTACAAGCTAAGCTCAAGGTGTTTAATGAGGGGTAACGGAGGAGAGAGTTGTCCCGTAGTGTTTGAATGTGATTGTAGTTGAGCTGAAACTCCTCTAGGTTGCCTGGCTGTCTTTCAGGCACAGCGGAAAGGTTGCGATTGTTGCAGAGAGCCGATCTTTGTATCTGCAGAGAAAAGCAGAGCACATACCATTACGCTTATGTATTTGTGGATAGTATGTCTCAATGTTTTTTAACTCACAAGGCTGACTTTACTCTTTTGTAGATTTACATCAGCCAGCTTCCTTTTGGGAAGGATTGTTTAACCTGTCATATCACTtctaaatattttaatatgGGTTTTAATTTCTTAGTTTTTAGCCACACTAGCAGCATGCAGCAGCCTCACAGGGCAGCTAGCGAGGCTGTAGACTCATAAACCCTCTTCGCACGGGATTAGTTTCATCTGAGAACCTcgtgtgatttagaaattacaGACAAGTTCcgtaattattacaaatgactagAAGTCACCAGGTAATACCAATCCTTGCGAATAGGGCTTTAAGGTTGTCCACATGTACACGGGTATTTTTTCAAACGTAGCTTTTTCAATGCATTTTGGCCTTGCatctacacacaaacaacatCTTAGGTCACTGTAAACAGACATTTTAGAAACGCCGTTTGTGTGTTGTGATGTAGACAGGGAAAACAAAGTTTCTGGCTTGTAACGTGAGAGGGTGTGCTGTTATCTGTTAGAAAACATTTATTGTAATGGCAGACATGGCCAAAATAGTTCacggagaggaggaagagttaTGACCCAAACAgtcataaaaaacaacatgtccAGGCACTCAAGGTtggttacaaaaaataaaaggccTTTGGCAAGACATTTACAAGTACATTTGGTGCTTTGCCAAAATAATACTAGTAACAGGCTTGCTAGTAGGACTTTTTACATGTTTACGCATAAATGTACAGTTACTCTTTAATTGTATTGTGGAAAAGAGGCATCAGAATGCGTTACGGGGGTTGATGCTACATAATCCAACACTGCCACGACACAGACTCTGGCGCCAACATTGCTGAAGACCACGGACTTCTAGTTACTGGGTAGCCTTCTGgtaacagcttttttttctggcttctgattggccaacatcTTATTCTTTGCACAACTAGGGTTATATTGCCCCCTATCAGCTTGGCGTACTTTTGACaaatgtgttttggttttttcgataacactttacttgaaggtatctacataagagtgacatgacactgttgtgaacacatgacactgtcatgacacagtcatcacacatgaaccctaaccctaaccataaccataaccataaccataaccataaccataaccataacttgtcatgacaaaaaccgaatgacacttactaaaagaagcgtgtttataatatttatgacacgttcatgacagtgtcatgtcactcttatgtagagaCCTTCAACTAAAGTGTAaccgatttttctaaccaatGCATGTGTGtacgttattttattttttaaacgaaTGAAGGAAATAcgccgtttaaaaaaaatatacttgtGTACGTGTGGACTAGACCTTGTTGCCCTCAAGACAATTGACTGTGTATACATTTTCATCACTTACTTGACTAGTTTTTAGTTGTTTCATCTTTGaggtgttttatttatatttttttttcacaaacttCATGGCagtttagtaagtaagtaagtgcaAGTCATTGATAAAGGGTACTTCCACCACAATAGTCCATGAAATCCACTGCAAATGTCATGTTAAATGACAGATAAACCCGACAACAGTATTCCTCAAAGAGTGGTCCATCTGCGAGTACATTTGGTAAAGTATCATGTTTTtaattcaaaattcaaaacTGTGTTTCTCAAACTGTCTGCGAGCAATATAGTGGGAAACATAGTTGTGTTattttcaatattaaataacctagtatttaaatttaaacattattatttgAACTGGCATTTTTCCAAGACTGCCTCCAATTTAAATCATAAATGTTGATTGGACTTTCCAAGCAGGCAACCATTTTTTGCCTCCTGCTAAGACAATATGCACGCAAAATATCCCCCTACAATTTAAATCATAAATGATCAGGGTTTCGTAATGATAACATACAAAATACTGAACATCTGAGAAAATGTAGGCACTTTTCTTCCTTAAACTAGAATTAGtgataaaaaacataaatagtttttatttaCATCAGATGATGTATAAAATGACTCCTAATTCCAACATTTAATACCTAACTTTTATCAAgtagggctgtgtgtgtgtgtgtgtgtgtgtgtgtgtgtgtgtgtgtgtgtgtgtgtgtgtgtgtgtgtgtgtgtgtgaaaatttGTATCGTTGCACTTGTATGTGGCTTGTTGgcttgtttattattatttctattcatgctttgttttaatgtgtatgctgtttttttttaatgcgaAGCACTTTGGCATTACATgtaatgaaaggtgctatataaataaaattgacattgACATCTTACCAGCTGGCATGGGTTGTGTTGTGGATGACTTGAGACCGGCGTCAGGATTCTCCACATGGTTAACAAGCAAAGCAGGATGGGAGTGAGGCCGTGGACTGGCATTTTAACATCCTCACTGCTAACAAGGAgatagaaggagagagggaggatgctGCGTTAGCCTTGCTCCTCCTCAGTATAAAACCACAGTTATTATGATTTGCATGTGATGATGAGCATGGTATCATGTCCTTTTGAAATGAGCACCACTTCTTGAAACCACTAGCAACTATAAGCTCATAGCATGCAAAATTGGAGAAATCAATCTCTCCACTATAATACACTATATGAATTCTAAAACTGGGAGAGCGAGACAGCAGCTTGATATTAAAGTGCTGAAGCAGTGTTGATGTCAGATTAGTGGACGGGCAAATACAAGTTTGACGGCCTGGGTTCAGTCACCTACTCAAAACTTTTCATACTGTGAGGGAAGATTTTCAGTCAACCTTTCAACTTAAGTTTTTAACATTGATTCCATACTAAGTCGTAGTCTtgagcaatttttttttacttgttgttTTCTAACCTTAAATCTTAGGAAATATATTAATATGGCTTGACAAACGCGTCCAGGTCATATGTCTTCAATGGCGAAAGAATGTAATCCTCACGTTATACATGTACACAACATTTTCTGTTATAAAATGATGTAACGTCCTATCTATGATATATTTTTTCAGCAGCTGGACATTGATAAAAATGTCCCAAATTTCAATTCAAACCACTGCGTGACTCATAGTGAATATGGATgactttttgttccttttttggGGTGCACACATTTTAATCTTTGTATTTTAGTGGACTTATAAAGTATGttgttttggggggggggagtttttcttttctttaataacattattttatatatacatattttgatcactatttttatcactttgctgttgttttttaaaactgcttAAACAAATAGTTTATCTTCACCAACAGTAGTTAAATACATTGTGAACAACACTGGCCACAACGCTActacatttctaaactatataATGTGTTCTGGGGGAGAGTCAGCCACAGAAGAAAAGACATTTTGCAGAATACTACTTTCTCTTTTCTGAGTGCTGTGATACAGCTAATTCATGTAAACAATGATCAAATATGTGATATGTTAGGTTAACATTGAGAAATTTAAACTGAACCTAAAAATCACCAttattaaattgagactgaCATTGTGCCGTTGTTTGTCATCCATAACTCAAAAGACATTACTCAAATGCACTATCAAGCACTTTTGTAACATCAGGGCTGCAACTGACAATTAATCTGCTGATCATTTTCTCGTTTAATCGAtaaatctataaaatgtcagaaaactgtgaaaaatgtcaatcgCTGTTTTCCAAAACCCAAGATTATGTcccaaaatgtcttgttttgtccacaactcaacaatattcagtttactgtcatagaggagtgaagaaatcagaaaatattcacatttaagaaactggaatcaaaccgattaatcaatCATCCAAATAGTGggcgattcatttaatagttgacaactaattgattattcTTTGCAACTCTAggtaacattaacaatggctcatTATGCAACATTGATGGAAatctaaataattgttttatgCTGACATTTGTTTTAACAATACTATTTATAGACATCCTATACAGCACTATCAGAAACTCTAGTATGCACAAAAGCGGGTGATTAACAAGATATCTTGCTCAAATACACCTAAGACAAATTAGGTTCAAATTCAACATTCTAATTTGAGACAAAGCATGAAATTTGTGTCTTTTCGCATACTGCAGTACTAGATTAGAGCAAGGTGCCTTTACTTACGCTGGTGGTTAGGTGTGGATTTCCCAAGCCACTGACGGTTGATCCCCTGACCATATCGCTAGTTGACTGGCTGTTGCAGAGTGTGTTCTCTGAGGTTCAGCTGCCTTCCTCTGCTCCGACTGAAGCACTGATGCTTCTTTTTTACTATTCACGGAAGCAGGCAAGCAACGGAAACCAAAGTCACATGGACAAGCTGCAATCAGAAAGAGGTTCTCAAGGCCGGGGCCACAGGAAGGCAAGTGCAAGCTCAACAGCTCTCAAGCAGCACACCgtgactttttgttttgtttttccgtCACACAAACCCCACAACGGTAATAATGTTGTGCAGGCAACCTATGGTTGGTAGCACAACTGCAACCACAAAAACCGAACGAAAACACACCCTTCACACCCTTTGCTTGTTCTGATCAGCCATGCTACGAGAGAGGAAACCActcaacaaacacacacgcccTTCCTGCCTGATATTCGGCCTGTCACTGCAACAGCcattacaaaacacacagatacactcaaGTCTGTGGATATGTATTGAAGGGTCACAATGCTTTTGGGGCCAGATACCACAGGGAAGATGATCGATGATCGATAGCACACTTTTTTTCAGCACAAACCATATCACTGCAACATACTCTAAATGAATAATGGAGAAGTCCTCTAATGCTTTACTTTCAATacttatatatttataacatGTACAACACTTGAAGTATGCAAATGCCGTCCCTAAACACTGTTAGTGTTTTGTTCTCTCTTAATGTCCAGCTACTAAATACACTAGCTCTCTTTCGTCTTTTGTTAATCTTCCTTTGTTAACTTTACTTGTTAACTTGTTTAGTCTTAGTAGTCACCCATGGGGGAAAGAATAGGGAATTAGGAATCAGGAAGTGATGATGCAGTCCTTGGAGAGTTTATTTGTCAGTGATTTCTTCCTGTTTTCATACAGGACATCTCCAGCTCTCAGTTCTGACTCTGTAAGTTTGGTTggcaacaacattttttaatcCATGACTCCATGTTGAAGTGGATTTACTTTGAGACAAAGCGTATCAACTGGTTATACAacgtaaaaataaaactaacaaTTGACCTGAAACTTCTCGAAAAGGGTATTGCAAGCATGCTCAATGTGGGCCCAATGGAAAAATCTGCATACTAACCTTAAAGTAACAATCTTGAttgtctatatcgacaacgtttcatttccaggattgttcaggcgctgccagaaattccgccggatgtccctaattttcggctggatgtccatcaccttttgttttctttgtgttggtattctaaactccggtggatttatgaggactatggttaactgctcctcagacctctgcagggtaaatccagacagctgtctgtcaatctgagttttctgtcgctcaactaaaacaacttttgaacgtacacacgttcttCTCTTGCTGAACACGTCACCAACTGTGCGTTGCTTGAGATTATTTTCCGGGAATGTCGCCACAGATACCCAGTTCGTAATACTACCCTCCCCCCCTTGCAGTTCCTCTACTGACCATGGGTGTCAGCACTGTGGCAGAACAGGGGCAACTTTATACAAAAATACACTCACCcaaagattattaggaacaccataccaATACcatgtttgaccccctttcccCTTCAGAACTGTCTTACTTttttgtggcattgattcaacaaggtgctggaagcattctctagaaatgttggcccatattgataggatagcatcccccacaccattacaccaccagcctgcccagtggtaacaaggcatgacggatccatgttctcattctgtttacgccaaattctgactctaccatctgaactCTACCattctcaacagaaatcgagactcatcagaccaggcaacatttttccagtcttcaactgtccaattttggtgagcttgtgcaaattgtagcctcattttcctatttttagtggagatgagtggtacccggtggggtcttcttctggtgtagcccatccgacTCAAggttgttgcgtgttgtggctttgctttgctgcatacctcggttgtaacgagtggttatttgagtcaaagttgatcttctatcagcttgaatcagtcggcccatttaaacaacacagatatGATGGATTAAAATGGGACTTGCCATGTTCACcccattaaaggtgcagtaggtaagacttataaaactaactttctgtcatatttgctaaaACTGagcctatgttcgagtagaactacatgaagcaggtaattcaAAAAacaatccggctcctctggcaccacctacagcctgtagtgcaataTGCAAAAacccaccgctccctgttcagatgctccAATCAGGGCAATTGACTGCGtctcaatcactgctcatgcacacgcattcactctcccttgtggggggaggggcttaggagaccattttgggctttagcagaaaagggggaggcactgagaagttgtcgatgttctatttttttggctaagtcctggatcttcgcaatccagCACCTTTAACTTCAAGTCGCATCAAAATCTGGCACCAATGCAACATTCGAGCACTGTCACAGAAGTAATGTCTCTTCCGTCCTAGCCTAGGGTTTAACACGCCAACCATGAACCACATCGTCCGTGGT
The genomic region above belongs to Perca flavescens isolate YP-PL-M2 chromosome 22, PFLA_1.0, whole genome shotgun sequence and contains:
- the nrros gene encoding transforming growth factor beta activator LRRC33, translated to MPVHGLTPILLCLLTMWRILTPVSSHPQHNPCQLIQRSALCNNRNLSAVPERQPGNLEEFQLNYNHIQTLRDNSLLRYPSLNTLSLACNSLEKLESNTFQGTKLLENLNLANNNLHIGYQETSLALKTLAKLRALDLSENELDDEMVATLLQNLTSLEYLNLSGNFMQRLDETSFRDLYQLKELNLQRNMMYELDGAFDSNPKLQRLNLAFNYLHCLTDFHMTELVVLNASHNFIEWFISRQDLNDTFQLETLDLSDNKLLFFPFLPNHSHLRNLYLSHNSISFYQHLADNNSTFPNSTSTVEFYNMQKNTGNVTAQLWDESLHGDISSLEILDLRGNQVEYFPQGFIQKMPVLSRLQMYTNCLETLNLTSEQFSGSLYELDISNNRLNQIVADGGTLTTLSNLTYFNLSLNNLGRLPSGLFSSLPNLRSVDLSYNNVDICLPEEPKTSTDTSSACAYWNNVVSLKQLYLKGCNLKIIPSSTFSGLSLTHLELSDNPGLIVQESIQSLGRTLQHLGLGNTQIQDFDFSHFQALKSLNISRNSLAHLPSSLLNLDLKVLDLRDNRLSTISSGQANALAPKLHTVFLTGNPFNCCQTEWFRTFETTKTINMVGQSDIECEDLIQTRHRVEHFQQLLCLVKGVESIIWYILLFVPICLSFVGISIIVLLTFKPKMLQKSIKKKCLKPTSY